The Gadus morhua chromosome 16, gadMor3.0, whole genome shotgun sequence DNA window atatattgttgtttctccttctaaAAAAattcttattgtaagttgctttggataaaagcgtctgctaaatgccctgaatgtacaCACAGGACGGACAAGTGACGGCAGACACGGACCTGTGTTATTGCTGTTCGACCCCATACACCCAGGGAAGGGCATGTGTCCGTTCTGGCCGGCGGgcgaggtgctggaggagggcgACTGGTCGTGCCAGGCGTGGCCGGGGTCCATGGCGTCCGCGGAGCTGGGCCACTCGTCCGAGCCCTGCCGCGGGTGGTAGGGGCTGGAGGGGGCTCTGGAGGAGGGGGCGTAGCCACTGGAGAGGTGCTCCTCCAGGTGGTTGAGCCACATGGCCAGGGAGGTGCGGTCGTCCAGGGTGGTGGCGGGGTGGATCAGGGCGTAGGAGAGCAGCTGCCGGCTCTCCTCCACGAAGAGGCTGCTCTCGATGGTGTGACTCAGCACCTTCTGCAGCAGATTCATGTACTCACATTTTGCCTCGCTGTTGCGCGGCTGCAGCAGGGGCAGGTGGGACAGCAGCAGGGCCACCACCTTCTCCTTAGGCTCCTGGTGCCATTGGTTAACGATGGCTGGacaggggagacgggggagaccaCTCAATAATCCACATTACACATTGGCTTTAGAAAGGtagggaaggagaggaaaaaaacaaGTTTTTCCTCATCCTGCCGTAATGGCAAGAAGGCCTGGGACTGTATCAATACTCCAACTTTGACTCAAAAGATTTAGCTTTCATTGCTCTGGACTCTAACCAACCAAAAAGAGTTGAACAACGAGACGACTCCCATAGCAGAATCATTATCAGCTTGGCCGACGGCAACAACTTATGTCACTCATGTGACGTTGACATATATAACAGCTACCGGTAGCAGTTCATATCAGAGGTTGACTAAACCCATGCCTCGCCCTTTTCTACACATCTATCAATGTTTATGCCAAACTTAGTAAGTCAGTCATGATTCCAGCTTGATAAGAATTGCGTAACTGCTCGGCTCGCCTCCCTCCCAGGGCACACATTCCAATCGCCCATGCAAggtttctctcactctttcaaaCGTTGAAAAGTTTCATCTCCCTTCAAACTCACACAATACATTTAAAACCATCCCGAGACAATAATAGAAACTTAAAAGGGCAACAGCAACACTCGCTGTTTTATAATCTAAGGAAATACTGCGCCATATGAGTGTTATGAACCACATTGCCGTGAACAATAATCCCAGATTAGTACGAACATTGACACCAGTGGTCAGGGATATGCTTTCACAAGTCGTCAGATTTGGAAAAACAATATCAATGGTACAACATTTCAGCGAAGCACTCATGGAAACAGAGTTGATGCCGTTAACCCCTTTCTCATTTAGAAAATAGCCGAGACCCCGTTGAGGGGTCCCGTTTAAACAAGGTACTTACCTGCATTGTTGGCCTCGGCCTCTAGTATATGGATCTCGGAGCAGTCCGCCAGCCAGTGCTCCAGGCAGATGTGCAAGAAGCGGGCCTGGGTGCGCGTTGCCCTCTTCAGGAGGGACAACAGTGCCACTGTCTGTTCACATTCGTTCCAGCCCTTAAACCAGTCCGTCAGGATGCCCACCTGGTCACGGAACATCATTGCGTGTCTCCCCAGGGAAGGAGATCAAGAACGTATAGGTGTGGaaagaggggtggggtgggggggacagggggacagggggcgACCACTTTCTCGGGATCAGGGTGTCTCTAGCCCCtgcacggtgggggggggggcttatgcAGGATGGTCCTGGGATCCCCTCAGAGTGGAGCGAAGGGCCCTCACATGGTTCAGGAGCGGGCGAGGCGACGGATGGGCGTGGCAGGCCGTAGTGAGCGAGTGGAATCCAGTGTTGGGATGGTGGGAGAATGGCCGCTCCAGTTGGATGTAACTCAAGACAGAAAGGGGAATCTGTGTCACACGGGCGTGTCCGGGATCACAGCATCAGAGTCCTGGAGAATAAATAGAGGATGAGCACAGCCTTCCACCGTCATACACCTCAGTTTAAAAAAGTAACTACAAGTACAATTCTCTAATAGTGATTACCGCACAACCATTATTAGAACCCAGGAAAAATGTGGATTTATTTCAATTCCAGCTTGGCTTTTAGCAGTGAACACTAGTACGTTTGAAAACGTTTCCGTCACAAAGTCAGAACCTGGATTCCATAATAACTTATATTCCATACATGTGGGGACCTACTTTAATATTATACTAGCAAAGTAGGTCCCCACAGGAGATTACAAAATCGGTAAAaatagaaacagaaacacagacgaCTCTACTCTACACATCCAAGTATGAATAGCTCTTAAGTTGACTCCACACTGTTTCAATTGGAACCAACCCCGACTGACATGGTATATGCAAACCAGTAATGATACTGAATATACGCATAACACAACAAGAGTCTGAACTAAACTCTATGCTGGCAAAAATGACATCATATCCATTTCCACATCACCCTCCACAGCCCCAAACAAGTTCTGGTCCGGGTATATAGTGAAAGGGTTTAGGAAGTGTAATTTACATTTGGTTGTGTGGAGCCAGTTCAACGTAAAGACGCAAGTCATTCACCGAGCAAGGCAGGTGCGCCACACATTGATGGTGAGCCCCGCTCCCCAAAAGGCTGGTAGCAACCATACAACCCGTCTAATCAAACTTGTGGTCGACTTAACTTTATTCAATCCCATCCACCGCTTATCAAACACTACCACTCCATCATATGTATAGATAAGAGAAAATCTGACACTGGAACGGTGGCTGCAGCGACCTGATCAATGAACAGCACCATGGTGGAATAAGTTGGACCACCACATGTAGCCCATCGTGCACACCGACCCCGGGTGACCGGTAACAAACGAACCTGTACCCCAGGTGATCGGTCACATACGAACCTGTAGGAGGGCTGAGCGGCGTGCAGCAGACCGATCAGACCGGGGTCGGGTTGAGGGCTGGGCGGCGTGTAGCAGACCTCCAGACCGGGGTCGGGTGGCGGGTAGCAAACCTCCAGACCGGGGTCGGTTCAGGCGGGCGGTTCAACCAGCCCCTCGCAGCCACCCTCCGCTGGCGGGGAGCTAGCTGGCGTTAGCTGGCTTGGCCTCACCGGAGGGGATCCGAGATTTGTATTGTTGATCGTCGCCGACGGACGGGGCTGTCTGTGCGAGCCCCCGTTTTTACCCCCGCACTTCACCGCGCGAATTTAGGAGCCGAATTCGTGCGCTTGTGGCGCCATTGGGCCCCGAGGGACGCGATCGCCGATCCCGTACTCTGGAAAAGCTCGGTTGTTTACCTTTTGATAAACCAAGTGACTTATTAGCGCGCTAGCTTGGCAAGGCTACCGCCTAGCAATGTAGCTTCGTTGCAAAAAAGCTAACGATGCTAACGCTACCTCCTAGGCTAGCGAGTTTGCTTATAGACGCAAGAACGTTAGCTTAGCTCAGAGAGAAGCGTCGGTTTTCGTCCCCCGGGCCAGGTCACATTCGATGGCCATGTTCCGTGACGGCAGtaacgtgtgtgtttggtttgtacgACGTAGGCCAAGCGGataaatgtacaaaaaaaatCGTATTACAATACGTAAAACAGGGAGAGTGTACGCCTGGTGGAGAGAAATCCCACTTCGTTTTTTTTTAGAGTTGACGTAAGGCGCGGTGACGTCACACGCAAGGGCGGCAGACAAAGCGTGGCCCCGCCCAGTTATTAAAAAAGTGCACATACCGacgttgtgtgtgcatgtcaaacAAAATGTATGCAAAACATATATCCCAACACTGACATGTTGTAATTAATTGCACTTATAGATCTTGCTTTGCATAGTGATCGATAAGACACCTAAAACACCCCGACTACACATGTTATAATTGATTCCATTTATAGAGCGTTTCGAATagtgatttggtgcgggtgggATAGGaaacctcatccaccaccaccaccactcatgTCTAGCCCCCAGCCGGGTGACGCACAGCAGCCAGGACGCGCACACTACACACTGGCTACCTCAGTCGACGAGAGGTGATGAACGCTACAATCCAATTAGAGCCGGGGCTGATTAGGCGGCCAAGTCGCTACCAGAGCCAGGTTGGGAATCCGGCCAGGACACCGTGTTTAGCAGCCCCGACTCTAGCTAGCGACGCCTTCTTGCCACGGGATCGTTAGTGACCGGATGTAGCCAGGACCCCGGATTTGCGGCTCATGCGAAAGACCATGCTCATTTCCATCCCAAGGCATTGGGGACATCACGTTGCCAGACGGATGGGCAACCCCTACTGGCTCTCCAGCACCTCTATCGGCTCCATCTGGTCTCCCACCCAAGGATGGCTAGGCCAGAGCCAGGACAGCCCTGCATGCATGATGATCCCCTACCCACCTACACTGATTAAGACACCCCCCCAGTGCAGTGATTAGTCGATTGGCTGGCTCATTGACCGCTGCCATTGATATAGATGGATGGAATCTGGTTTCCTAGGTTAAGCAACGGCGCAACCGTGACACACAATCGTATACATATCGAAGGTGTGCTGCCCCCAATTACACACACCTCTGTTCTGATGTAGTCACATGGAAGACTCATGACGGGTGtcatatttttcttttattaaaaaaaaaaggaaacaaaaacataatacactTGCACTTGTCTAACCAGCTCCTGCGGACCGAAGCCCTCCACTTCCGCCTGGCCGGAGAGGCTCTCTAAAATCCGGCAGAGACAGGGCCCTCTGCCCTGACACCAGCCGGAACCCCCTGGcgtgcccccccaccccgggcCCTCATTCGCTGTCACTGCCGTCGCTGGAGTCGGACGCCTGCTCGCTGCCGCTGCCGCTCTGGGCGCGGCCCCCGGAGTGCTCGCTGCTGCGGTCGCTGTGCGCCGGGGATGCGCTGGCCCGGCTCCTCCGGCCCCCCCGGTCCTCCTCGCTGCCgctgccctcctcctcgctgccgcTGCCCCGGGCGCCCGAGCGCTTGGGCTCCGTGATGTCTGCCTCGCTGTCCTCGTCGTCGTCGCTGCCGAagatctcctcctcgtcccgcATCTCGCGGGTCCGCTCCCCGCCGCTCTcgctgccgctgccgctgccAGCGCTACCGGCGCTGCCGCCGCTGGGCTTCCTGACACGCCGGGGCTTGGCCTTCTCGCGCTCTTCCTCGCCGccgcccacctccacctcatcctcttcctcctcttgcaCCACCACTCTGGGCGGCCGTTCCGGcacctcttcctcgtcctcatcCTCGTCCTTGTCGGAGTCGCTGTCGGAGTTATCCGCGTCGCTCCCGcttcccttctccttctcgTCACCTGGAGATGCCACAATCACACAGCCAGGGGTCAGACAGGGGCAACACCGCCAGGGGCAACAAATAGATCAGACAGGGGCAACACAGAAAGGGGCAACACATGGTCCGTGGTTTTAAAAACTCATAATGctacaatattattattattattatttttttaatcaagaCAAAATCTGTACAAAATAACCCTCCATAAATCACCTCGACCAAAGATATGTCCatcttacttttttttaataaactcaAAAACGTGTAATAATAAATAGAACCATCCATCATTCGAGTATATCCCAACACATTCGCAGGACGGTGTTAATTGAAATTTCAGACATTCACTGAGCCTTTACCAACTTTTCTAGGAGTAGATTGAACCCAGAGAATAAGTCCATTGCCTCTAATCTATCCTGCCTCACCTCTATAAACAGGCCATAAACCAACAACGATAAAaacgaggagagagaaagagcaaacaacaaacaactgaCCGGAGTCCTGCAGGTCCTTgtccaggtcctcctcctcatcctcgggCTCGTGGTTCTCCAGCTGGGCTTTGCGGGCGTCCTGCGGTGAACAGAGACAGAGGTGGGGGTTACTACACTGGGACAGCTTCAACACAACCACACTAACCAGTACCACGGCCAGAGCCACGACCATCTAGAAGTAGGATTCAAAGTATGTATTCATGGTCTTACAGGATGAAAGGAACAATATTACACATTAGAATGGGGGGTTTATATGATCTATGTCAAGGCTGTTTATACATCTAATAAAACTATTGTCAGGTCTTTTGTGTGGGCCTTGCTTAATAAAATGTTGGTTAATGCTCAATACGACACTTAACTTTTGAGTATACATTGTTTgattttatatacattatattctATTTAAACACAAAATTGTTGGCCATGGAATCTGTGTCCTTTATAGCCCAACCAAACTTAAATTGAACACTGCTAGCAGCCAACTCACAGAGCATTGCCTTTGGTCCCATAACATACCTTAAACACTCTTAGTTAAAAGGTCTTTAAAAAGGTGGAACACTCACCTGGGCTTCCAGCTCCTTCTCATTCATATCTCTGTGCTTGCACACGAGCACGGCGTTGGTGGTGGACTGGGCCCCTGCCTTCGCTCTCCTCTTGCTCAGACGCACTCTGCAATGAGCAACGTCACAACACCGCAAGTGCTTAACATCAAAGGTAAACGCCGTTTAACGAGGCAGCCCCCTCTGATTCCTCCATCGTTTGAACTATGATCTTGATCTATAAAAGTAACCATTCATTTTTCTTGCAATACAATTTTTTTGAAGGACTGCATTCTGGGTTACCTTGTCTCAAGCTCATTGTAGTAAACACCGTCTCCATCCCTGAAGATGAAGAAGTAGTTCTCCTCATAGCCCTTGCTGGCTTTGTTCTTGACGTTCCAGTTGTACTCCCTCGCGATCTTGTAGTCGTACCTGGAACACAGAACGCGTTGGCGTCAGCGCGGTCATGATCGAGTCATTGAAGGCGGCCGTGATGTGAGAATAACCCAACGTTTCCACTTACAGCTCATCAGGCATGTAGTCCAGCTCCTCGTCCACGTCTCTCTTGCGCTTGCGGATGGTCTCCTCGTTGGGCAGGAAGTAGGCCACGAATTGATTTCCTTCCTCATCCATCATACCTCTGCAtggagggaaaataaataaCGCAATTGGTTACAATTCAATGGCATGTcactgtatcacacacacaatctctcacacacacacacacacacacacacacacacacacacacacacacacacacacacacacacacacacacacacacacacacacacacacacacacacacacacacacacacacctgatcatGGCCTGAGACATCATCTCCACTCCGGCGGGAGCGGTCATGTCTTTAGGAGCAGGGTCAGAGTCAAAGATAACCTGAGCACATGGGTTGATCCACATCTGAAAGGAGTAAAAACACCAAGCAGGGTCATtaactattaaaaaaaacattggtcCATGTGCATGCATTGCCAAGCAGTAATTACATTACTTTAAAGGTTCAGCTGAaccaaaataatatatacacaGGATTGGTTAATTGGAAATCAAAAAACAAAGATATTAGAAGAATTAAAAACTGTGTTTATTGTGGGAGCAAGAATAATAAGGTTCCTAAAATTGAATTACAAATCTCACAGACAAGATCACAATACAGACATTACTAAAGAGTTCAGAGCGTAGCTTACCTTGAAGTCAGGGAACGCGGGCATAACTTCCACAGGAGTGACTCTGGGTTTACTGTAGTGCGTGACGATCTGAAGAGGGCACAGGCACGTTTAGTCCCAAACACAAGCAGTATAATGCTTCACTTTAACTATAAGCATtcttaataatatattattcatGATGTCTATACGTCTAAAGGAAAATGCGGATGGGAGATACAGAAATGACATCACCCACCGGTTTCTGTGCATCCTCAAAGGTCTTCTCAATAGCAGAGATCTGGCTGTCTCTGTCCTTGTAGATCTCCTCTTCGGTGAACTGTTGTTTGACAGACACACCAATTCTGAGGAGATAGACCGGCGGGGGAAAGTTAAGAATCGAAGAGTCAAAAGTAACAATTGTAAGAAATTGAATGTTGCCATGTAGAATTAACAAATATTCAACTAATCTAACTCACTTGACTTCAACTTTCTCATTGCATACACCGTATCTGTTGAACTCTGTAGAAATGTACTCTGTCTTCCTCATCCATGGCACCACCTTGGCGTGCTGCTGCGACCTTTACGAAGAGATggggaaaaacacaaaacattcaGCATGATTTCAAATAAAAAGGATCCACGTTAAAATGAGTATTATCCGTTTTAAATATGCAAGACAAAAAAGTGAATGTTacacggtgtgtttgtgtgtgcgtgtgtgtgtgtgtgtggctgacctTTTAGAACTGGACGGTGCTTGCATGTCCTCTTCCAGTAACTTTTCATCAGCTGGATCCAACAGAACTGTAGCGAAAAAATCCAAATGTTACTGTAATATACATGGTAGTGTGTAGCTTTACAAGCCTCACTTTGACCAGATGACTTACTGCTGGGGTCAACACGGTATGTGTCAGGGTTGATGAGGTCGATGGTAACCCCCAGATCTGGTTCTGTCAGCAGCTCATGTTTGTGCTGTTTCTCCAGGGAGGTGGCTTTGTACTGCACAAATCTGTTCCAAGAGATTCAGAATAGCCAGCCGTCAAGAGTCTGACTAAGGCTACTACTCCGTTGAGACTCTACTCAGTGTCAGTGGGGGGGTATTTACCTGTGCTGGTCGAATGGATATGTGATGAATTTGGGGTCGAAGGGGATGTCTGGAAGACTGTTGCAGTATTTGACTCGACAGACCACACCTGACCTGTTACAAGAACAAAATGAGAAACGTCAGTCATCATAGCTTtagttttattttacttataaAGAGGCTAATTGTATAATAACGAACATGTTGCCATTTGTGATGCATTTACCTCTCCGGGACAGTTCTGTGAGAGGAGCTCCTACTGCAAAAGGAAACACAATGTCACATGTTCATACATTTGACAATACACAGATCCATTCTTGAGGCGGGACTGTCCAAATATCTCAATACTTATGCTGTCCTTAACCACAACCTAATTATAATTGCTTACTTGGATATCCGCAGACCTATAGCCTATATGGTAAACAACACCTTCCGTGCATGGAGTTACATGATCATAAACTAAGTAGCGTAGCAACCTAAAATAATATTTGCATCTAGTTTGCGTGTCCGCCTGGGCTATTGCCAATCATCACTTATTTGTTGAATACGTGGTATATTATTTTACATGCACACTGCAGAAACTAACCATGTTTATTCGTTATTAATTGCCGGTCAGCCACCCATAGCACATCCATACAACCAACAGACTTAAGTTTAAACTTAAAGGGGTTCACCTGTGTCCATCTTCGCGCTGCGCCTGAGTCTGAATAGTCGGAGCCATCGTCTACTCAAGTCCCGCACACCTCGGGCCAGCACTGCTAGACAAAACACTTTCAATCCAACACAATCTACAAAAAAACGGGTCCACTTTCAACCCCGGAGTGGATTTGTGTTCTTCCCTTTCCTCCGTCACTGCCTTGCAAATGAACCCGGTTCTAAAATGCGGGTCAACAACAAATAAAGATTTTGTGGAGTTAAAATAATGGGCGCCCCCTAGTGTTGTGGCATGTTGTGGCAGCTGGTTTGTATGCATTCTTTTGCTTAGTAATCTTCTATGCTTGAATTCACAATTTAAATATTCAATTTGTAAAATAGCTAAATAAGCAAACGTTAACACCTTTGATGAAAACCTCAAACCACGTGGTAAACGACACAGGATCTGGTGAGGTGAAATACCACACTTTACGGCTCCACCCAATTTATGAGGAAAACTGTTCAAAGTAGGACATTACACAATAAGAGGTAATCAGAAGAACATGATCCTGATATTACAGTACGCAACGGCACCAACCTGATTTCAACTaactccctctcctccaacGACCATGGGCGACCAACTTGAGTCATTGAATCTATGCAGATAACGTGTCACTATAGTCTAGTGGAATGTTTTGGAACAATAATACtgcaagacaaaaaaaattgcacCACAGGTCAAGTTATACTAAAATTACTTTATTACAGCTGATTTCTGTTCAATATCCCTCTGCCAATACAACAgtaattataatacaaacaaaatGGTACATTTGATCCTAGGTAATTCGCTTTGCTTAAATCCaccatttctttttttgttggtttAACAAGTATCATCTTATAATCTTTCAGACATTCAATAACATCTATACATTTCAAGACAGAGTACATTAAGGTGTAGTGGTAATGCTGTGGCGAGAATACTGACATCTTCAAAGAAATGCAATCTCTTTTCATATATTTGCCTGTCACCACATCATCGTTTCACGCCACTGCTTTAGAACTCTGCCAACGGTTTGTCTATAAATATATGCATCGTGTATCTCATGCCGTCAGCCCAGTAAAAAACTAAAAGACAGTTCAACCAAGGAAAtaagacaagtgtgtgtgtgtgtgtgtgtgtgtgtgtgtgtgtgtgtgtgtttgagcatgtgagcgtgtgtttgtggggtcgGGTTTTGGTATGGCACAGTGttgggagcagagagggaggatcTCAGACTGTTCCGCGGTGGTTGACGCGGTAATGAATGCGTTACGGTCAGTAGGACAGAAGTGGACACCAAGCTTTAGAATCGTGACACAAATAAAAGTCCAGGTGGGTGGAAGGAGGTCCTATGCACAACAATAGGACTCCCTCGCACGAAAACACAACGGGGAACGGACCACAGATATTGTTGGCGTTCTGACTGTGTTTTGACCTGACATTAATACAATTGACCTTGGCTTTTGAGCAAAATGTAAAATTCCCATAATCTTAAATACACCCCCCCTCCTGGTCCGCCATCGCTTTTACTAACAACCAAAAGAAAACCTGAATGGAACCTGTTTTATTACACAAATAGCTCAAGCTATTGACAATGGGTGTTaagacaaaaaaataagttGTATATTGGTATTATGGGGAAGCAAAACCTATCGCACAACGTATGTAATATGACAAACCCAAGCTCTCTGGTGTCCGAGTGcagagcaaaacaaaacaatccacccattcaaataaataaacaccagTCTTGCATTTCTTGACCACTTGACAAGGATGCGAAGGGGTGAGGGATTCA harbors:
- the paf1 gene encoding RNA polymerase II-associated factor 1 homolog isoform X2, yielding MAPTIQTQAQREDGHRSSSHRTVPERSGVVCRVKYCNSLPDIPFDPKFITYPFDQHRFVQYKATSLEKQHKHELLTEPDLGVTIDLINPDTYRVDPSILLDPADEKLLEEDMQAPSSSKRSQQHAKVVPWMRKTEYISTEFNRYGVCNEKVEVKIGVSVKQQFTEEEIYKDRDSQISAIEKTFEDAQKPIVTHYSKPRVTPVEVMPAFPDFKMWINPCAQVIFDSDPAPKDMTAPAGVEMMSQAMIRGMMDEEGNQFVAYFLPNEETIRKRKRDVDEELDYMPDELYDYKIAREYNWNVKNKASKGYEENYFFIFRDGDGVYYNELETRVRLSKRRAKAGAQSTTNAVLVCKHRDMNEKELEAQDARKAQLENHEPEDEEEDLDKDLQDSGDEKEKGSGSDADNSDSDSDKDEDEDEEEVPERPPRVVVQEEEEDEVEVGGGEEEREKAKPRRVRKPSGGSAGSAGSGSGSESGGERTREMRDEEEIFGSDDDEDSEADITEPKRSGARGSGSEEEGSGSEEDRGGRRSRASASPAHSDRSSEHSGGRAQSGSGSEQASDSSDGSDSE
- the paf1 gene encoding RNA polymerase II-associated factor 1 homolog isoform X1, whose protein sequence is MAPTIQTQAQREDGHSRSSSHRTVPERSGVVCRVKYCNSLPDIPFDPKFITYPFDQHRFVQYKATSLEKQHKHELLTEPDLGVTIDLINPDTYRVDPSILLDPADEKLLEEDMQAPSSSKRSQQHAKVVPWMRKTEYISTEFNRYGVCNEKVEVKIGVSVKQQFTEEEIYKDRDSQISAIEKTFEDAQKPIVTHYSKPRVTPVEVMPAFPDFKMWINPCAQVIFDSDPAPKDMTAPAGVEMMSQAMIRGMMDEEGNQFVAYFLPNEETIRKRKRDVDEELDYMPDELYDYKIAREYNWNVKNKASKGYEENYFFIFRDGDGVYYNELETRVRLSKRRAKAGAQSTTNAVLVCKHRDMNEKELEAQDARKAQLENHEPEDEEEDLDKDLQDSGDEKEKGSGSDADNSDSDSDKDEDEDEEEVPERPPRVVVQEEEEDEVEVGGGEEEREKAKPRRVRKPSGGSAGSAGSGSGSESGGERTREMRDEEEIFGSDDDEDSEADITEPKRSGARGSGSEEEGSGSEEDRGGRRSRASASPAHSDRSSEHSGGRAQSGSGSEQASDSSDGSDSE